In Streptomyces sp. NBC_00448, the following are encoded in one genomic region:
- a CDS encoding PP2C family protein-serine/threonine phosphatase: MDLRRLDNLTERTPPLAIVIPLALVVLITVADAVSPSDVFLSPMLVVAPALTASFAGPWRTAAIAVVAVGAQAFVAFVTQGSGTVARAWQLVALIVLSVLLVFFSYIRDRRSRQLSRVRLVSETAQRVLLRPPPQYVGPLRIAWLYLTAEDDTQIGGDLFAVTRRRPATSRVIIGDVRGKGLPAIAEASAVLGAFRETARFCDTLPELAEALEARVSLDMDEVAESQEDPGEHFTTALLLELPDGDSGPVLMASCGHPAPLVIGSDGQVTATSCTAPSPPLGSGFLPAVGVHADEISYGDGDTLLLYTDGLIEARSRQGIFYPLVERVATFPPALTPEALLRHLRQDLLHHTGGRLSDDAALLAITRTVQGQGAGASHGADLM; the protein is encoded by the coding sequence ATGGACCTCAGACGGCTGGACAACCTGACGGAACGGACGCCGCCGCTGGCGATCGTCATCCCGCTCGCCCTGGTGGTCCTCATCACCGTCGCGGACGCGGTGTCGCCGAGTGACGTCTTCCTCAGCCCCATGCTCGTGGTCGCGCCGGCGCTGACCGCGTCGTTCGCCGGGCCGTGGCGCACCGCGGCGATCGCCGTCGTGGCCGTGGGCGCGCAGGCATTCGTGGCCTTCGTGACCCAGGGCTCGGGCACGGTAGCCCGCGCGTGGCAGCTGGTCGCGCTGATCGTGCTCTCCGTGCTCCTGGTCTTCTTCAGCTACATCCGCGACCGGCGCAGCAGGCAGCTGAGCCGGGTCAGACTCGTCTCCGAGACCGCCCAGCGGGTCCTGCTGCGGCCACCGCCGCAGTACGTCGGGCCACTGCGGATCGCCTGGCTCTACCTCACCGCCGAGGACGACACGCAGATCGGCGGCGACCTCTTCGCCGTCACCCGCAGACGCCCCGCCACCAGCCGCGTGATCATCGGGGACGTCCGCGGCAAGGGGCTGCCCGCCATCGCGGAGGCGTCGGCCGTGCTCGGCGCCTTCCGGGAGACCGCCCGGTTCTGCGACACGCTGCCCGAACTCGCGGAGGCCCTGGAGGCACGGGTCAGCCTGGACATGGACGAGGTCGCGGAGAGCCAGGAGGACCCGGGCGAGCACTTCACCACCGCGCTGCTGCTGGAACTCCCCGACGGCGACAGCGGTCCGGTCCTGATGGCCAGTTGCGGACACCCGGCCCCGCTCGTGATCGGCTCCGACGGCCAGGTCACCGCCACCAGCTGCACCGCCCCCTCGCCGCCGCTGGGCTCCGGCTTCCTGCCGGCCGTCGGGGTCCACGCCGACGAGATCTCCTACGGCGACGGCGACACGCTCCTGCTCTACACCGACGGGCTGATCGAGGCCCGCTCCCGGCAGGGCATCTTCTACCCGCTCGTCGAACGCGTGGCGACCTTTCCTCCGGCCCTGACCCCGGAGGCCCTGCTGCGGCACCTGCGCCAGGACCTGCTCCACCACACCGGCGGCCGCCTCTCCGACGACGCGGCCCTGCTCGCGATCACCCGTACGGTGCAAGGGCAGGGGGCGGGGGCCTCGCACGGCGCCGACCTCATGTGA
- a CDS encoding transglycosylase SLT domain-containing protein, whose product MPKHAHNNSMKKRLVSTRGAIVAGTFAAIACATLAGTAQAAEPSAAKNAPHTAGTAHAKHGAHWRGHHSFTTYTVKPGDTLIGIARAHKSPGGWHAIAWVNKIHSPYIIHPGQALKVPAGKATPAKSGASASSTSAVSSSATTAKAAPSTASSSTASSTATTASDASASTTTTATQTYPDNLDGWINQALAIMKQNGIPGSYDGIYRNVMRESSGNPNAINNWDSNAAAGTPSKGLLQTIQPTFDAYHVAGTSNDIYDPVANIVAACNYAYHVYGSIDNVNGPY is encoded by the coding sequence ATGCCCAAGCATGCCCACAACAACTCGATGAAGAAGCGTCTCGTCTCCACCCGGGGCGCCATCGTCGCCGGCACCTTCGCCGCGATAGCCTGCGCCACGCTGGCCGGTACGGCCCAGGCCGCCGAGCCGTCCGCCGCGAAGAACGCGCCGCACACCGCGGGCACCGCTCACGCCAAGCACGGCGCGCACTGGCGGGGCCACCACTCGTTCACCACGTACACGGTCAAGCCCGGCGACACCCTGATCGGCATCGCCCGCGCCCACAAGTCCCCGGGCGGCTGGCACGCCATCGCGTGGGTCAACAAGATCCACAGCCCGTACATCATCCACCCGGGCCAGGCGCTCAAGGTCCCGGCCGGCAAGGCCACCCCGGCGAAGTCCGGCGCCTCCGCCTCCTCCACCTCGGCCGTGTCCTCCTCGGCCACCACCGCGAAGGCGGCCCCGTCGACGGCGAGCAGCTCGACCGCGTCCTCGACCGCCACCACGGCGTCCGACGCGTCGGCCAGCACCACGACCACGGCGACCCAGACCTACCCGGACAACCTGGACGGCTGGATCAACCAGGCGCTGGCGATCATGAAGCAGAACGGCATCCCGGGCAGCTACGACGGCATCTACCGCAACGTCATGCGGGAGTCCTCGGGCAACCCGAACGCCATCAACAACTGGGACTCCAACGCGGCCGCGGGCACCCCGTCCAAGGGCCTGCTGCAGACCATCCAGCCGACGTTCGACGCCTACCACGTGGCGGGCACCTCGAACGACATCTACGACCCGGTCGCGAACATCGTCGCCGCGTGCAACTACGCGTACCACGTGTACGGCTCCATCGACAACGTCAACGGCCCTTACTAA
- a CDS encoding amino acid ABC transporter ATP-binding protein: MLRAVDITKRYGDLTVVDHVSLDVERGETICLLGPSGAGKSSFLRCLNMLEKTDEGAVLLDGELLGYRPHGTAVRELPNRLEAAQRRNIGMVFQGFNLFSHMTILQNIIEAPVGVLGRSKAEATRRARELLALVGLKEKADAYPAELSGGQQQRVAIARALAMDPQVLLFDEPTSALDPELVAGVLDVIRSLASSGMTMLIVTHEIGFAREVCDRFVFMENGRVVETGPSARLTPTGAAHERTRAFLSTVL, translated from the coding sequence ATCCTGCGCGCGGTGGACATCACCAAGCGGTACGGCGACCTGACCGTCGTGGACCACGTGAGCCTGGACGTGGAGCGCGGCGAGACCATCTGCCTGCTGGGGCCCTCCGGCGCGGGCAAGAGCTCGTTCCTGCGCTGCCTGAACATGCTGGAGAAGACGGACGAGGGAGCCGTCCTCCTGGACGGCGAGCTCCTCGGCTACCGGCCGCACGGCACCGCCGTCCGCGAGCTGCCGAACCGCCTGGAGGCCGCGCAGCGCCGGAACATCGGCATGGTCTTCCAGGGGTTCAACCTCTTCTCCCACATGACCATCCTCCAGAACATCATCGAGGCACCGGTCGGCGTGCTCGGCCGCAGCAAGGCCGAGGCGACCCGACGGGCCCGGGAGCTGCTGGCGCTGGTCGGGCTCAAGGAGAAGGCGGACGCGTACCCCGCCGAGCTGTCCGGCGGGCAGCAGCAGCGGGTGGCCATCGCGCGCGCCCTCGCCATGGACCCCCAGGTCCTGCTCTTCGACGAGCCGACCTCGGCGCTGGACCCCGAACTCGTCGCCGGCGTGCTGGACGTCATCCGGTCGCTGGCCAGTTCCGGAATGACGATGCTGATCGTCACCCACGAGATCGGCTTCGCGCGGGAGGTGTGCGACCGGTTCGTTTTCATGGAGAACGGGCGGGTGGTGGAGACCGGCCCGTCCGCGCGGCTGACGCCGACGGGCGCCGCGCACGAGCGCACCCGGGCATTCCTGTCGACGGTGCTCTGA
- a CDS encoding amino acid ABC transporter permease gives MADTSKSPQGTALPGNTAPPPADRAAGGAAVLPPHPFAGMTRSPHPHYARKVAAVVVVLVCAFWLQGLARNKNLAWGTVGDYFFDHSILQGLERTVIITVASIAIAVVLGAVLANMRLSANSVLRGAAGVYVWFFRSMPLLVLLILVYNFSLIYPALGLGIPFGPQFFDVDTKNLVQPVTAAIVAFGLQQAAYTSEVLRAAILAVPSGQREAATALGMSNIRTLRRIVFPQALRTAVPPIANESINLLKSTSLVAFISVPDLLYSVQQIYNSNFQVIPLLIVASLWYMIIVSVMSVGQTLLERTLRNTRGRSANRPKAIEVDQP, from the coding sequence ATGGCCGACACCAGCAAATCGCCCCAGGGGACCGCGCTCCCCGGGAACACCGCGCCGCCCCCGGCCGACCGCGCAGCGGGGGGAGCCGCCGTGCTCCCCCCGCACCCCTTCGCCGGGATGACCCGCTCCCCGCACCCCCACTACGCGCGCAAGGTCGCGGCGGTCGTGGTCGTGCTCGTGTGCGCGTTCTGGCTGCAGGGCCTCGCGCGCAACAAGAACCTGGCCTGGGGCACCGTCGGCGACTACTTCTTCGACCACTCGATCCTGCAGGGCCTGGAGCGGACGGTGATCATCACCGTCGCCTCCATCGCCATCGCGGTCGTCCTCGGCGCGGTGCTCGCCAACATGCGGCTCTCCGCCAACTCCGTGCTCCGCGGGGCGGCCGGCGTCTACGTGTGGTTCTTCCGCTCGATGCCGCTGCTGGTCCTGCTGATCCTGGTCTACAACTTCTCGCTGATCTATCCCGCGCTGGGGCTCGGCATCCCGTTCGGGCCCCAGTTCTTCGACGTCGACACCAAGAACCTGGTGCAGCCGGTCACCGCGGCGATCGTCGCCTTCGGGCTCCAGCAGGCGGCGTACACCTCCGAGGTGCTGCGCGCGGCGATCCTGGCCGTACCGAGCGGGCAGCGGGAAGCGGCGACGGCGCTGGGCATGTCGAACATCCGCACCCTGCGCCGGATCGTCTTCCCGCAGGCCCTGCGGACCGCGGTGCCGCCGATCGCCAACGAGTCGATCAACCTGCTGAAGTCCACCTCCCTGGTGGCCTTCATCTCGGTGCCGGACCTGCTCTACTCCGTCCAGCAGATCTACAACAGCAACTTCCAGGTCATCCCGCTGCTCATCGTCGCCAGCCTCTGGTACATGATCATCGTCTCGGTGATGTCGGTGGGCCAGACCCTGCTGGAGCGGACCCTGCGCAACACCCGCGGCCGGTCCGCGAACCGGCCCAAGGCAATCGAGGTGGACCAACCGTGA
- a CDS encoding hydrophobic protein: MGPLLVVLLLVLIFFGVGFAIHLLWWVAVVALVVWLLGFLVRGTHSSGSRNRWYRW; the protein is encoded by the coding sequence ATGGGACCGTTGCTCGTCGTTCTTCTGCTCGTGCTGATCTTCTTCGGCGTGGGATTCGCCATCCACCTGCTGTGGTGGGTCGCCGTCGTGGCGCTTGTGGTGTGGCTGCTGGGATTCCTGGTGCGCGGCACCCACTCCAGCGGCAGCCGGAACCGCTGGTACCGCTGGTAG